A window from Streptomyces sp. NBC_00299 encodes these proteins:
- a CDS encoding aldo/keto reductase, with protein sequence MSSKVPPIILNNGVEMPQLGFGVWQVPDDEAEQAVATALEAGYRSIDTAAIYGNEEGTGKAIAGSGLPREDIFVTTKLWNGDQGYDATLRAFDVSLEKLGLDHVDLYLIHWPLPARGTYVDTYKAFEKLHADGRVRAIGVSNFLPEHLQRLIDETSVVPAVNQIELHPHLQQHASRQFHAEQGIATEAWSPLGQGKGLLEVPAIVAIARKHDRTPAQVVLRWHLQLGNVVIPKSVTPSRIKENIEVFDFSLDDEDLAAISALNEDRRIGPDPATFDA encoded by the coding sequence GTGAGCAGCAAGGTCCCCCCGATCATCCTCAACAACGGCGTCGAGATGCCCCAGCTGGGCTTCGGCGTCTGGCAGGTGCCGGACGACGAGGCCGAGCAGGCGGTCGCGACGGCACTTGAGGCCGGGTACCGCAGCATCGACACAGCGGCGATCTACGGCAACGAGGAGGGCACCGGCAAGGCCATCGCCGGCTCCGGCCTCCCCCGCGAGGACATCTTCGTCACCACCAAGCTCTGGAACGGCGACCAGGGTTATGACGCCACGCTGCGCGCCTTCGACGTGTCGCTGGAGAAGCTCGGCCTGGACCACGTCGACCTGTACCTCATCCACTGGCCGCTGCCGGCCCGGGGCACCTACGTCGACACCTACAAGGCGTTCGAGAAGCTCCACGCCGACGGCCGCGTCCGCGCGATCGGTGTCTCCAACTTCCTTCCGGAGCACCTTCAGCGCCTGATCGACGAGACGTCGGTCGTCCCCGCGGTCAACCAGATCGAGCTGCACCCGCATCTGCAGCAGCACGCCTCCCGTCAGTTCCACGCCGAGCAGGGCATCGCCACCGAGGCCTGGTCGCCGCTCGGCCAGGGCAAGGGTCTGCTGGAGGTTCCGGCGATCGTCGCCATCGCGCGGAAGCACGACCGCACCCCGGCGCAGGTCGTGCTGCGCTGGCACCTCCAGCTGGGCAACGTCGTGATCCCGAAGTCCGTGACACCATCGCGGATCAAGGAGAACATCGAGGTCTTCGACTTCAGCCTGGACGACGAGGACCTCGCGGCGATCAGCGCGCTGAACGAGGACCGGCGCATCGGCCCGGACCCGGCGACGTTCGACGCCTGA
- a CDS encoding glycoside hydrolase family 75 protein, with protein MRTRRLLLAAAAGAALLATAALPAGARPAEPEEAGVSAADLLAKVTSCSQISKSKYRTDQTASATVPVCGTKRAVFWTADMDIDCDGRRTDNCNETTDPWFLPDTAFHQSDGKPLRSDTLPYVVVPSPSATWDYRTAGIKGGSVAAVIHDDQVLYAVVGDTGPQQIIGEASYSAAEALGIDPDPAAGGAASGVTYILFKNSQVSPIESPGVAASLGEKLAKEFVGGG; from the coding sequence GTGCGCACCCGAAGACTGCTCCTCGCCGCGGCCGCCGGAGCCGCGCTGCTCGCCACCGCGGCGCTCCCCGCCGGCGCCCGGCCGGCGGAACCCGAAGAAGCCGGCGTGAGCGCGGCCGACCTGCTCGCGAAGGTGACGTCCTGCTCACAGATCTCGAAGAGCAAATACCGCACCGACCAGACGGCCTCGGCCACCGTGCCCGTCTGCGGCACGAAGCGTGCCGTGTTCTGGACGGCCGACATGGACATCGACTGCGACGGCCGGCGCACCGACAACTGCAACGAGACCACCGACCCCTGGTTCCTCCCGGACACGGCGTTCCACCAGTCCGACGGCAAGCCCCTGCGGTCCGACACCCTGCCGTACGTCGTCGTGCCCAGCCCCAGCGCCACCTGGGACTACCGCACCGCCGGCATCAAGGGCGGCAGCGTGGCAGCGGTCATCCACGACGACCAGGTGCTGTACGCCGTGGTGGGCGACACCGGCCCGCAGCAGATCATCGGCGAGGCCTCCTACTCCGCCGCCGAGGCCCTCGGCATCGACCCCGACCCGGCGGCCGGCGGGGCCGCCTCCGGCGTGACGTACATCCTCTTCAAGAACTCCCAGGTCTCACCCATCGAGAGCCCCGGTGTGGCGGCCTCGCTGGGCGAGAAGCTGGCGAAGGAGTTCGTCGGGGGCGGCTGA
- a CDS encoding SDR family oxidoreductase: MTDSPVALITGGGSGIGAAVARQLLEAGHRVTVTGRGEARLRDFAEGLGNPEGLLTVVGNAADYGDVRTAVEATLKAFGRLDTVVANAGFATHDSVAEGDPAGWTEMVLTNVLGPALLIRAAVDALKETRGRIVLIGSVAGFVPGPGNIYGATKWAVTGLAENTRRQVTDWGIGVTHIAPGRVETPFWDAYGSLPPGHLLTADQIADSVVWAVRQPDGVDVNTVVVRPLGQPN; this comes from the coding sequence ATGACCGACTCACCCGTCGCGCTCATCACCGGCGGTGGCAGCGGCATCGGAGCCGCGGTCGCACGGCAGCTGCTGGAGGCCGGACACCGGGTCACCGTCACCGGCAGGGGTGAGGCGCGGCTTCGTGACTTCGCGGAGGGGCTCGGGAATCCGGAGGGTCTGCTGACGGTCGTCGGGAACGCGGCCGACTACGGCGACGTGCGGACGGCCGTCGAGGCCACGCTCAAGGCGTTCGGCCGACTGGACACCGTCGTCGCCAACGCCGGTTTCGCGACCCACGACTCAGTCGCCGAGGGGGACCCGGCGGGCTGGACCGAGATGGTGCTGACCAACGTCCTCGGCCCGGCCCTGCTGATCCGCGCCGCCGTCGACGCCCTCAAGGAGACCCGCGGCCGGATCGTCCTCATCGGCAGCGTCGCCGGGTTCGTGCCCGGGCCGGGGAACATCTACGGGGCGACGAAGTGGGCGGTGACCGGGCTCGCCGAGAACACCCGGCGGCAGGTCACCGACTGGGGCATCGGCGTGACCCACATCGCGCCGGGCCGGGTGGAGACGCCTTTCTGGGACGCCTACGGCAGTCTGCCGCCCGGGCATCTGCTGACCGCCGACCAGATCGCCGACTCGGTGGTGTGGGCCGTCCGGCAGCCCGACGGCGTGGACGTCAACACCGTCGTCGTACGGCCGCTCGGACAGCCCAACTGA
- a CDS encoding class I SAM-dependent methyltransferase, with protein MAHNHDSDRHAGHHHHDHTDVDWAEMGPELEAQAELFTPLYEHTMAWLAKRQTEPGLIVDAGSGPGVIACLLADEFPGARVVAVDASEPLLARAGARAERLGVADRFGTLAGELPDVLDDLDYPADLLWVGRTLHHLGDQRAALAAFAARLAVGGTLALQEGGLSARYLPRDVGFGRPGLQARLDALEEEWFAAMRADLPGTVVETEDWPALLTAAGLRPSGTRTFLLDLPAPTTDRARAYVAATLTRTRDGIGDHLEADDRATLDRLLDPDDKASVHHRPDLFLLAAQTVYTAVRTK; from the coding sequence GATGGGCCCGGAGCTGGAGGCGCAGGCGGAGCTCTTCACGCCCCTCTACGAGCACACCATGGCCTGGCTGGCCAAGCGGCAGACCGAACCGGGGCTGATCGTCGACGCGGGCAGCGGCCCCGGCGTCATCGCCTGTCTGCTCGCCGACGAATTCCCCGGTGCCCGGGTCGTCGCCGTCGACGCTTCCGAGCCGCTCCTGGCGCGGGCCGGTGCGCGGGCCGAGAGGCTCGGTGTCGCCGACCGCTTCGGCACCCTCGCCGGTGAACTCCCGGACGTGCTCGACGACTTGGACTATCCCGCCGATCTGCTGTGGGTCGGCCGCACCCTGCATCACCTCGGCGACCAGCGGGCCGCCCTCGCCGCGTTCGCCGCCCGCCTCGCCGTAGGCGGCACGCTGGCGCTGCAGGAGGGTGGTCTGTCGGCCCGGTACCTGCCGCGCGACGTCGGCTTCGGGCGGCCCGGGCTGCAGGCGCGCCTCGACGCGCTGGAGGAGGAGTGGTTCGCTGCGATGCGCGCGGACCTGCCCGGCACCGTCGTGGAGACCGAGGACTGGCCCGCCCTGCTCACCGCGGCCGGCCTCAGGCCCAGCGGCACCCGCACCTTCCTCCTCGACCTGCCCGCCCCGACCACGGACCGCGCCCGCGCCTACGTCGCCGCCACCCTGACCCGCACCCGCGACGGCATCGGCGACCACCTCGAAGCCGACGACCGCGCAACCCTCGACCGGCTCCTCGACCCGGACGACAAGGCGAGCGTGCATCACCGGCCGGATCTGTTCCTGCTGGCGGCACAGACCGTGTACACGGCCGTACGGACGAAGTGA